A window of the Pseudoalteromonas sp. A25 genome harbors these coding sequences:
- the gap gene encoding type I glyceraldehyde-3-phosphate dehydrogenase, which produces MINIAINGYGRIGRNVLRALYESGQNEQIKVVAINDLAPANVNAHLTQFDSVHGRFNQTVSLHDNTLVVGSDEITLTQERDPANLPWKALNVDIVLECTGLFTSREAAAKHIEAGAKKVIVSAPGTDMDATVVHGVNSEVLNAQSNIISNASCTTNCLAPVAKALNDTIGIEQGSMTTIHAYTNDQNLCDVYHKDLYRARSATQSMIPTKTGAAKAVGLVLPELAGKLDGMAVRVPTVNVSLVDLTFIAKRETTTEEVNQVVKAASEGAMAGILEYNELPLVSIDFNHNPASSVFDASQTKADGKLVKVMAWYDNEWGFSNRMIDQVKVLGQFL; this is translated from the coding sequence ATGATCAACATCGCAATTAATGGCTATGGCCGTATCGGCCGCAATGTTTTACGAGCGCTTTACGAGTCAGGCCAAAACGAACAAATTAAAGTTGTTGCTATTAACGATTTAGCACCAGCAAACGTCAATGCACATCTAACACAATTTGACTCTGTGCATGGTCGCTTTAATCAAACTGTTAGCTTGCACGACAATACATTGGTTGTCGGTAGTGACGAAATTACCCTAACGCAAGAGCGCGACCCTGCGAACTTGCCTTGGAAAGCACTGAACGTTGATATCGTGCTTGAATGCACGGGGTTATTCACCTCACGTGAAGCGGCTGCTAAGCACATCGAAGCGGGTGCCAAAAAAGTAATCGTATCAGCACCGGGTACTGATATGGATGCCACGGTTGTACATGGCGTAAACAGTGAAGTATTAAACGCGCAAAGCAATATCATTTCTAATGCTTCATGTACTACAAACTGTTTAGCACCTGTAGCTAAAGCACTGAATGATACTATTGGTATTGAGCAAGGTAGCATGACGACAATTCATGCTTATACGAACGACCAAAACTTGTGCGATGTTTATCATAAAGATTTATACCGCGCACGTAGTGCCACGCAATCTATGATCCCAACTAAAACTGGCGCTGCAAAGGCGGTTGGTTTGGTGCTGCCAGAGCTTGCAGGAAAACTAGACGGTATGGCGGTACGTGTACCGACGGTCAACGTATCATTAGTTGATTTAACATTTATTGCTAAGCGCGAGACAACAACTGAAGAAGTGAACCAAGTTGTTAAAGCTGCATCGGAAGGTGCAATGGCGGGTATTCTTGAGTACAACGAGCTACCACTTGTTTCAATCGACTTTAACCATAATCCAGCGTCTTCAGTGTTTGACGCATCGCAAACCAAAGCGGATGGCAAATTGGTTAAAGTCATGGCATGGTACGACAACGAATGGGGCTTCTCAAATCGTATGATTGACCAAGTAAAAGTATTAGGTCAGTTCTTATAA
- the eda gene encoding bifunctional 4-hydroxy-2-oxoglutarate aldolase/2-dehydro-3-deoxy-phosphogluconate aldolase → MSIEKILSSAPVVPVVVIDNLEDAAPLAQALYNGGLKALEITLRTPIAAQAVKIMKETVPDAYVGTGTVVDRATFEASVAAGADFMVSPGVNDELLALAKESDIPFLPGAATPSEVMKLASAGFKYLKFFPAEAAGGAPMLKSIGGPLPHITFCPTGGITLESAPKYLALNNVICVGGTWMLDKQLIANKDWQAIEALAKQASEVK, encoded by the coding sequence ATGAGCATAGAAAAGATTTTATCATCGGCACCCGTGGTTCCTGTTGTTGTTATCGACAACTTAGAAGATGCCGCGCCGCTTGCACAAGCGCTCTATAACGGTGGCTTAAAAGCACTAGAGATCACATTGCGTACACCAATTGCAGCGCAAGCGGTAAAAATTATGAAAGAAACCGTGCCGGATGCTTATGTTGGCACAGGTACTGTGGTGGATAGAGCGACTTTTGAAGCCTCTGTTGCAGCGGGCGCAGACTTTATGGTTAGCCCGGGTGTAAACGATGAGCTATTAGCGCTGGCTAAAGAGTCTGATATTCCGTTTTTACCCGGTGCAGCAACACCGAGCGAAGTGATGAAGCTTGCATCAGCAGGCTTTAAATATTTGAAGTTTTTTCCAGCAGAAGCCGCCGGTGGCGCGCCAATGCTTAAGTCAATTGGTGGTCCACTACCACATATCACCTTTTGTCCAACTGGGGGGATCACCCTAGAAAGCGCGCCTAAGTATTTGGCGCTTAATAATGTAATTTGTGTTGGCGGCACCTGGATGTTAGATAAACAGCTTATCGCTAACAAAGACTGGCAAGCCATTGAAGCGCTTGCAAAACAAGCAAGTGAAGTTAAATAA
- a CDS encoding tyrosine-type recombinase/integrase, with protein sequence MCEYCINVWISHCIKSNSACLFSSALLIGAAQIRKNICIPILKKSEVRYRHPYQARHTFATMLISEGRNLWWIADQMGHDGPEMLFRHYGNYIKEHDHNKK encoded by the coding sequence TTGTGCGAATATTGCATAAACGTATGGATATCACACTGCATAAAATCAAATAGCGCTTGCTTATTTTCATCTGCACTACTAATTGGTGCCGCGCAAATCCGTAAAAACATTTGCATCCCCATACTTAAAAAAAGCGAAGTGCGATACCGCCACCCTTACCAAGCACGCCACACTTTCGCGACTATGCTGATTAGTGAGGGCCGTAATTTGTGGTGGATAGCTGATCAAATGGGCCACGATGGGCCCGAAATGTTATTTAGGCATTATGGTAATTACATCAAAGAGCATGACCATAACAAAAAATAG
- a CDS encoding type II toxin-antitoxin system ParD family antitoxin has translation MNVNLSPVFEEYIKQQLDTGMYNNASEVIREALRLKMQQDEVYQARLHALRTAIDDGFNSGESIPLDMSSIIADAKAKAEVDA, from the coding sequence ATGAACGTTAATTTAAGCCCCGTATTTGAAGAGTATATTAAGCAGCAGCTTGATACTGGCATGTATAACAATGCCAGCGAAGTGATTCGCGAAGCGCTGCGATTGAAAATGCAACAAGACGAAGTATACCAAGCAAGACTGCACGCCCTTCGCACCGCAATTGATGATGGATTCAACAGTGGCGAATCTATACCGCTAGATATGAGCAGCATTATTGCAGACGCCAAAGCAAAAGCTGAGGTCGATGCTTAA
- a CDS encoding type II toxin-antitoxin system RelE/ParE family toxin: MLNITIKPLAHSDLVGIWQYTYHKWDSNQADTYLLELDSAIKGLAESPFIGKAIDEISPNMRLHPHNQHIIIYTVRDTAIDIVRILHKRMDITLHKIK, encoded by the coding sequence ATGCTTAATATCACCATCAAACCACTTGCCCACAGTGACTTAGTGGGTATTTGGCAATACACATATCATAAATGGGACAGCAACCAAGCGGATACGTACTTGCTGGAATTGGACTCAGCAATAAAGGGCTTAGCTGAATCGCCCTTTATTGGCAAAGCCATTGATGAAATCTCCCCCAATATGCGACTACATCCGCATAATCAACATATTATTATTTATACAGTGAGGGACACCGCGATAGACATTGTGCGAATATTGCATAAACGTATGGATATCACACTGCATAAAATCAAATAG
- the edd gene encoding phosphogluconate dehydratase gives MLHPRVKEVTERVIERSQQTRQAYLDRINKAKKQTRVRAGLGCGNIAHVMAACSSDDKARLKADEQPNLAIINAYNDMLSAHVPYKEYPDLIKQIAQKYDATAQVAGGVPAMCDGVTQGRDGMELSLFSRDVIAMSTAVALSHDVFDGVFCLGVCDKIVPGLLIGALSFGHLPIYFLPAGPMQSGIPNKEKARVRQKFAQGLVSREELLEAESASYHSAGTCTFYGTANSNQMLMEIMGLHLPGSSFINPYTELRDGLTGNAVERMLQQLIDSKDANCLAEVVSEKTVINGLVGLLATGGSTNHAIHLVAMAKAAGVQITWKDMADLSEVVPLLTRIYPNGSADVNHFQAAGGMGFLMRELRDAGYLHNDVKTIVGEGLDAYTHEPVLANDASVIMTDSQGPSKVKWVPCPENSLDEEVLRPVSNPFSKQGGLQLLTGNLGKAVIKVSAVQEQHRVVVAPAKVFSSQSQLQDAFANGELNQDFIAVLKEQGPKAKGMPELHKLTPVMATLQDQGFKVAIVTDGRMSGASGKVPAAIHLAPEAVEGGIIAKIQDGDLITLDAPAGVLKVHVSDEELANREAQLTQPEMTYGTGRELFAGFRNIVSSADMGASAFGIEE, from the coding sequence ATGTTGCATCCACGAGTAAAAGAAGTCACCGAACGTGTTATTGAACGCAGTCAGCAAACACGTCAAGCCTATTTAGACCGCATTAACAAAGCTAAAAAACAAACGCGAGTTAGAGCAGGCCTTGGATGCGGCAACATTGCCCACGTTATGGCTGCGTGCTCAAGCGACGACAAAGCTCGCTTAAAAGCAGATGAGCAACCAAACTTAGCAATTATCAATGCATACAACGATATGTTGTCTGCTCACGTACCTTACAAAGAATACCCAGATTTAATTAAGCAAATTGCGCAAAAATATGATGCTACAGCACAAGTAGCAGGTGGTGTACCTGCAATGTGTGATGGTGTTACACAAGGGCGAGATGGTATGGAGCTATCACTGTTCTCGCGTGACGTTATTGCTATGTCAACCGCAGTTGCGTTGTCACATGATGTGTTTGATGGCGTATTTTGTTTAGGTGTGTGCGACAAAATCGTCCCAGGATTACTAATTGGTGCTTTATCGTTTGGCCATTTACCAATCTATTTCTTACCAGCTGGGCCAATGCAATCAGGTATTCCTAATAAAGAAAAAGCGCGTGTTCGCCAAAAGTTTGCACAAGGCTTAGTAAGCCGTGAAGAGCTGCTAGAGGCCGAAAGCGCATCGTATCACAGTGCCGGCACGTGTACTTTTTATGGTACCGCCAACTCCAACCAAATGTTGATGGAAATTATGGGCCTACACTTACCTGGTAGCTCATTTATCAACCCTTACACAGAGTTACGTGACGGCCTAACAGGTAATGCTGTAGAGCGTATGTTACAGCAGCTTATTGATAGCAAAGATGCTAACTGTTTGGCTGAAGTGGTAAGCGAAAAAACCGTTATAAATGGTTTGGTTGGCCTATTAGCAACAGGTGGCTCTACTAACCATGCTATTCACTTGGTCGCGATGGCAAAAGCTGCTGGCGTTCAAATTACTTGGAAAGACATGGCAGACTTGTCTGAAGTAGTGCCGCTGCTTACGCGCATTTACCCAAATGGTTCTGCTGATGTAAACCACTTTCAAGCTGCAGGCGGTATGGGTTTCTTAATGCGTGAACTTAGAGACGCAGGTTATCTACACAACGATGTTAAAACTATCGTAGGTGAAGGGCTTGATGCCTACACTCACGAGCCTGTGCTTGCAAATGATGCCAGTGTGATCATGACGGACAGTCAAGGTCCAAGCAAAGTTAAGTGGGTTCCTTGTCCAGAAAATTCATTGGATGAAGAGGTGCTTCGTCCTGTAAGTAATCCATTTAGTAAACAAGGTGGTTTACAGCTGCTAACTGGTAACTTAGGTAAAGCCGTTATCAAGGTATCGGCTGTACAAGAGCAGCACCGTGTGGTGGTTGCGCCTGCAAAAGTATTTAGCTCACAAAGCCAGTTACAAGACGCGTTTGCCAATGGCGAATTAAACCAAGACTTTATTGCCGTTCTGAAAGAGCAAGGCCCTAAAGCCAAAGGGATGCCAGAGCTACATAAGCTAACGCCAGTCATGGCAACATTACAAGATCAGGGCTTTAAAGTTGCCATTGTGACTGACGGACGTATGTCTGGTGCATCAGGTAAAGTGCCTGCGGCCATTCACTTGGCCCCAGAGGCTGTTGAAGGCGGCATCATTGCTAAAATTCAAGATGGCGACTTAATCACCCTAGATGCGCCAGCGGGTGTATTAAAAGTGCATGTGTCTGATGAAGAGTTGGCAAACCGTGAAGCACAATTAACACAACCAGAGATGACTTACGGCACAGGTCGAGAGTTGTTTGCTGGATTTAGAAATATTGTAAGCAGTGCAGATATGGGCGCGAGCGCCTTTGGCATTGAAGAATAA
- a CDS encoding DUF342 domain-containing protein: MSLFRFDKDMGAVYLLSHPAESGFPASASQLVELLEQSDFADFDIIHANIGKLFTSKDTDNESLVIAMAVGGEITIRVDENNMMAEATIVTARGGNIVSMDMAEKALKDAGVKHGVNKTVLEQFLAQQFEQPPGEVYSTIVAHGRRAKNGEDAKFVRLCMTAQDRILAPQRKDGGKVDMRDLGAIITVKPGAPLMKRIPPTKGETGYTVFGDVLEPKPGRDFDLQVLEGTKLDPNDPNVLVADAKGVPVAVPRGMRVDDVLCYNNVDVSTGHIEFDGSVIVSGDVKEGMRIKATGDVTVIGFVECAFVESAGAVTIMQGAIGRKRSDNDEFSCSVKAARTISIGYAQYSHIETQQDLFVERQALHCDLSAGRLIRVGKGDTPRGKLIGGKVLNALRIETGELGAPSGTRTRIAIAQNWFELKEKQKEFKSFEKRLTEKVMELSKAKAKANKSPQSTKRDAFLKKLEESEKQLNLHYQRNQRNIKIIQQKLSRLLHTCRVKVNELMHPGIEVTIAKDSKQFTRIYPPHSVKLDEGKITQQFNAQ; this comes from the coding sequence ATGTCGTTGTTTCGTTTTGATAAAGATATGGGTGCGGTGTATTTACTTTCTCACCCAGCAGAATCGGGCTTTCCTGCCAGCGCTTCACAGCTGGTTGAACTGCTTGAACAATCTGATTTTGCAGACTTTGATATCATACATGCAAACATTGGTAAATTATTCACAAGCAAAGATACTGATAACGAATCGCTAGTAATTGCTATGGCCGTTGGTGGTGAAATAACCATTCGAGTTGATGAAAATAATATGATGGCAGAAGCCACGATTGTTACGGCTCGCGGTGGTAACATCGTATCAATGGATATGGCTGAAAAAGCGTTAAAAGACGCAGGAGTGAAACACGGCGTTAACAAAACAGTGTTAGAACAGTTTTTAGCGCAACAATTTGAACAGCCTCCTGGTGAAGTATACAGCACGATTGTTGCACACGGGCGTCGTGCAAAAAATGGCGAAGATGCCAAATTTGTTCGCTTGTGTATGACAGCGCAGGACAGAATACTTGCCCCACAGCGAAAAGATGGCGGTAAGGTTGATATGCGTGATTTAGGGGCGATTATTACGGTTAAACCCGGTGCGCCGCTGATGAAACGTATTCCGCCAACAAAAGGCGAAACCGGTTATACGGTATTTGGAGACGTTTTAGAGCCAAAACCGGGCCGCGACTTTGATCTCCAAGTGCTTGAAGGCACTAAACTTGACCCAAATGATCCCAATGTACTTGTTGCAGACGCTAAAGGCGTGCCTGTAGCTGTGCCAAGAGGTATGCGTGTTGATGACGTATTGTGCTACAACAATGTAGATGTTAGCACCGGTCACATTGAGTTCGATGGCAGTGTGATTGTGAGCGGCGATGTAAAAGAAGGTATGCGTATAAAAGCAACCGGAGATGTCACCGTGATAGGCTTTGTTGAATGTGCTTTTGTTGAAAGTGCAGGGGCGGTGACTATCATGCAAGGCGCAATTGGACGTAAACGCTCGGATAACGATGAATTTTCTTGCAGTGTTAAAGCAGCAAGAACGATTTCTATTGGTTATGCGCAGTATAGCCATATCGAAACTCAGCAAGACCTATTTGTTGAGCGCCAAGCTTTACACTGCGACTTATCAGCCGGGCGCTTAATTAGAGTGGGTAAGGGTGATACACCTCGCGGTAAGCTAATTGGTGGTAAAGTTTTAAATGCACTACGAATTGAAACTGGTGAATTAGGTGCACCGTCTGGTACACGTACTCGAATCGCTATTGCGCAAAACTGGTTTGAGTTAAAAGAAAAGCAAAAAGAGTTTAAAAGCTTTGAAAAGCGCCTAACCGAAAAGGTAATGGAGTTATCAAAGGCCAAAGCTAAAGCGAATAAATCGCCCCAATCTACAAAGCGTGATGCGTTTTTGAAAAAACTCGAAGAGAGTGAAAAGCAACTAAACCTGCATTATCAACGCAATCAACGCAATATTAAAATAATTCAGCAAAAGTTATCAAGATTACTGCATACTTGCCGTGTAAAGGTTAATGAGCTTATGCACCCTGGTATAGAAGTGACCATTGCTAAAGATTCTAAGCAATTTACGCGTATCTACCCACCGCACTCGGTCAAGTTAGACGAAGGAAAGATCACGCAGCAATTTAATGCGCAGTGA
- a CDS encoding trypsin-like serine peptidase gives MLTISLLVCINYSAVANNKDSKHSAGKEWDKQAQPGDTRQVRTASSPAWLAAVGQMKMQNGKEVGDCTLVLVGHEDTRLARVAITNSHCIEDLYAIKKPQLPSKVKVTFTTERGEVVNRTVTDIFSDGRFVYSLDPADDYAIVVLDKAISASVILPLVYEADFAYNYRDFIFDPEYNDDPEMAVSRKTYKEIIAGYSADLNEHLGRGGKNLTYDDNCLSASINEVEEQGNDIEVEKVKNCYAYPGASGGAFVVSYYDTEEENIYGSYGKQIVVLVGLNRGTQGEKVLSNGQYDRSFREIVPILNFVDDLDEAVEKYNTTL, from the coding sequence ATGCTTACTATTTCGTTATTAGTCTGTATAAATTATTCAGCCGTGGCTAATAACAAAGATTCAAAGCATAGCGCAGGCAAAGAGTGGGATAAGCAAGCTCAGCCTGGTGATACACGACAAGTACGAACAGCCTCATCGCCAGCGTGGCTTGCAGCTGTGGGGCAAATGAAAATGCAAAATGGCAAAGAAGTGGGAGATTGCACCTTAGTCTTGGTGGGACACGAAGATACGCGATTGGCTCGCGTTGCAATAACCAACTCTCATTGTATTGAAGATTTATACGCGATAAAAAAGCCTCAGCTCCCTAGTAAAGTAAAGGTGACTTTTACCACTGAGCGCGGTGAGGTGGTCAATCGCACGGTTACCGATATTTTTTCCGATGGGCGTTTTGTTTACTCGTTAGACCCTGCAGATGATTATGCCATTGTTGTTTTAGATAAAGCGATTTCAGCAAGTGTTATCTTACCCCTAGTGTATGAAGCTGATTTTGCGTACAACTATCGAGATTTTATTTTTGACCCAGAATATAACGACGACCCAGAAATGGCTGTGTCTAGAAAAACCTACAAAGAAATCATTGCGGGTTACTCGGCAGACCTTAACGAGCACCTCGGTCGTGGGGGCAAAAATTTAACCTATGATGACAATTGTTTGTCTGCGTCAATCAACGAAGTTGAAGAGCAAGGTAATGACATTGAAGTAGAAAAAGTTAAAAATTGCTATGCATATCCTGGTGCTTCGGGCGGTGCATTTGTGGTGAGTTACTACGACACAGAAGAAGAAAATATCTACGGAAGTTATGGCAAGCAGATTGTGGTTTTAGTCGGGCTAAACAGAGGCACGCAAGGAGAGAAGGTTCTTAGTAACGGCCAATACGACCGTTCATTTCGTGAAATTGTGCCAATTCTAAACTTTGTTGATGATCTCGATGAGGCGGTTGAAAAATATAACACAACTTTGTAA
- a CDS encoding pirin family protein — translation MSNISKSLEHECAVTSGCRALKLILTPKDKDLGGLSVRRTLPVRGCRSVGPWVFFDHMGPARFKAGQGVDVKPHPHIGLATVTYLFEGEMLHRDSLGSEQTIVPGDLNLMVAGRGIVHSERQREEVKSASHTLHGLQLWLALPTQDEQCESAFFHYASADIPSVSENEVPIRVLIGEAYGVVSPVKTFSNTLYVEARMQAGQSLVLPEVDELALYVVTGQLSVLDNVLEEHSMAVFAKDAGIIVKALEDTTVALIGGRSVGKRYMDWNFVASDKSLIEQAKQDWKTGQFPKVPNDDVEFIPLPEW, via the coding sequence ATGAGCAATATATCTAAATCGTTAGAGCATGAGTGCGCAGTGACTTCCGGTTGCCGTGCATTAAAATTGATACTAACACCTAAAGATAAGGATTTAGGCGGGTTGAGTGTACGGCGAACGCTGCCTGTTAGGGGCTGTCGCAGTGTGGGGCCGTGGGTGTTTTTTGATCATATGGGGCCTGCTCGTTTTAAAGCTGGGCAAGGCGTGGATGTAAAACCTCACCCACATATTGGCCTTGCCACCGTTACTTACCTTTTTGAAGGCGAAATGCTGCATCGAGACTCGTTAGGGAGTGAACAAACGATTGTGCCCGGAGATCTTAACCTGATGGTTGCGGGGCGAGGGATTGTGCATTCTGAGCGCCAACGAGAAGAGGTTAAATCAGCATCACACACTTTGCATGGCTTGCAATTGTGGTTGGCATTGCCAACGCAAGATGAACAATGTGAGAGCGCATTTTTTCACTACGCAAGCGCCGATATTCCCAGCGTAAGCGAAAACGAAGTGCCAATTCGGGTGCTAATTGGAGAGGCGTATGGCGTGGTCTCTCCCGTAAAAACCTTCTCTAATACCTTGTATGTCGAAGCGCGGATGCAAGCTGGGCAGTCTTTAGTATTACCAGAAGTGGATGAACTGGCGCTCTATGTCGTCACAGGTCAACTAAGTGTGTTAGATAACGTGCTTGAAGAACATAGCATGGCAGTTTTTGCAAAAGACGCTGGCATTATCGTAAAGGCACTTGAAGATACCACTGTCGCACTGATTGGCGGCCGAAGTGTTGGCAAGCGCTATATGGATTGGAACTTTGTTGCCAGCGATAAATCCCTTATCGAACAAGCCAAACAAGATTGGAAGACGGGACAATTCCCCAAAGTCCCCAACGATGACGTTGAGTTTATTCCCTTGCCCGAGTGGTGA